Proteins co-encoded in one Arachis hypogaea cultivar Tifrunner chromosome 13, arahy.Tifrunner.gnm2.J5K5, whole genome shotgun sequence genomic window:
- the LOC112733268 gene encoding transcription factor TGA1 isoform X2, which yields MNSPTSHFVPPRRMGVYDPIHQISMWEENFRSNVSLSASTLLIDDAEIKFDNQSEYASHGIPGTSKQYDQEANRLADKIQRRLAQNREAARKSRLRKKAYVQQLESCRVKLMQLEQEVDHAKQQGLHIGGTGLGSNSLGFAASLNSGIANFEMEYGRWLEERNRHTLALRNALSSHMGDVELGELVDGTMNHYFKLFGMKSAAAKADAFYVMSGMWKSSAERFFFWIGGFRPSEILKILVPRIETMTEQQRSDISNLGKSCQQAEDALSQGMDKLQQMVSESVAAGQLEEQTNTPNMSTAMERLAALVSFVNQETLLQMSRILTKRQAARWLLALGEYFQRLQALSSFWANRPSKPAECLIP from the exons ATGAATTCTCCAACTTCACACTTTGTTCCCccaagaaggatgggagtatatGATCCAATCCACCAGATTAGTATGTGGGAAGAGAATTTCAGAAGTAATGTTAGTTTAAGTGCATCAACGCTCTTAATTGATGATGCGGAGATTAAGTTTGACAATCAG TCAGAATATGCTTCTCATGGAATACCAGGAACATCTAAACAATATGACCAAGAAGCTAACAGACTTGCTGATAAG ATACAGAGACGCCTTGCACAAAATCGAGAGGCTGCTCGTAAGAGTCGTTTGCGCAAAAAG GCCTATGTACAGCAACTAGAATCATGTCGCGTGAAGCTAATGCAGTTAGAGCAAGAGGTTGATCATGCAAAACAACAG GGATTACATATTGGTGGTACTGGATTGGGTTCTAATAGTTTGGGTTTTGCTGCCTCTTTAAATTCAG GAATAGCAAACTTCGAGATGGAGTATGGACGTTGGCTAGAAGAGCGGAATAGACATACCTTGGCACTTAGAAATGCTTTAAGTTCTCATATGGGTGACGTAGAACTCGGAGAACTTGTAGATGGCACAATGAACCACTATTTTAAACTCTTTGGCATGAAATCTGCTGCTGCAAAAGCTGATGCTTTCTACGTTATGTCCGGCATGTGGAAATCATCAGCCGAACGATTTTTCTTCTGGATTGGAGGCTTTCGCCCCTCAGAAATTCTAAAG ATTCTGGTACCTAGGATTGAAACCATGACAGAGCAACAAAGGTCAGACATAAGCAACCTTGGAAAATCTTGTCAGCAAGCAGAAGATGCCCTTTCACAAGGCATGGACAAACTTCAACAAATGGTTTCAGAATCTGTAGCAGCAGGACAACTTGAAGAACAAACTAACACTCCAAACATGTCTACTGCAATGGAGAGATTGGCAGCTCTAGTGAGCTTTGTGAACCAA GAAACATTGCTGCAAATGTCTCGAATACTTACAAAACGGCAGGCTGCGAGGTGGCTTCTTGCCTTGGGGGAATATTTTCAACGCCTGCAAGCTTTGAGCTCTTTCTGGGCTAATCGTCCTTCCAAACCTGCTGAGTGCTTAATACCTTAG
- the LOC112733266 gene encoding alanine--glyoxylate aminotransferase 2 homolog 1, mitochondrial — MATMRALLKKTVAIAKPSNSRPYSSSIGTYAAATANAVEPPQLPPFDYQPRPYHGPSADEVLAKRKKYLGPSLFYYYQKPLNIVEGKMQYLFDDSGRRYLDAFAGIVTVSCGHCHPQVLNAITEQNKLLQHATTIYLHHAIADFAEALAQKMPGNLKVVYFVNSGSEANELAMMMARLYTGNLGMISLRNAYHGGSSSTIALTALNTWKYPIPEGEIHHVMNPDPYRGIFGPDAKSYAKDVQDHIDYGTSGRVAGFIAETIQGVGGAVELAPGYLNLVYDIVRKSGGVCIADEVQTGFGRTGSHYWGFETQGVIPDIVTMAKGIGNGLPLGAVVTTPEIASVMNQKIQFNTFGGNPVCSAGGLAVLRVLDQEKRQAHCADVGSHMLERLRLLMQKHEIIGDVRGRGLMVGVELVTDRKEKTPAKSETAVLFEKLRELGVLVGKGGLHGNVFRIKPPMCFTKDDADFVVDAMDYAISKL, encoded by the exons ATGGCAACGATGCGAGCGTTACTCAAGAAAACCGTCGCAATAGCCAAGCCTAGCAATTCGCGACCTTACTCTTCTTCCATTGGAACTTACGCCGCAGCCACCGCAAACGCTGTTGAGCCGCCACAACTTCCGCCCTTCGATTACCAGCCCCGGCCCTACCATGGACCTTCCGCCGATGAAGTCTTGGCCAAGCGCAAAAAATACCTCGGTCCTTCCTTGTTCTACTACTATCAGAAACCT CTGAATATTGTGGAGGGGAAAATGCAGTATCTTTTTGACGATAGTGGAAGGCGTTATCTTGATGCTTTTGCGGGCATAGTTACTGTCTCTTGCGGACACTGCCATCCTCAAGTTTTAAATGCTATCACAGAGCAGAACAAGCTTCTGCAACACGCTACAACCATATATCTACACCATGCAATTGCTGATTTTGCTGAGGCCTTGGCCCAAAAGATGCCTGGAAACCTTAAG GTTGTTTATTTTGTAAATTCCGGCTCAGAAGCAAACGAATTGGCAATGATGATGGCTCGTTTATACACTGGTAATCTTGGTATGATTTCTTTGAGGAATGCATATCATGGGGGAAGTTCTAGTACAATTGCCCTGACTGCTCTCAACACCTGGAAGTACCCTATTCCAGAG gGTGAAATTCATCATGTTATGAATCCGGATCCATACCGTGGAATCTTTGGCCCTGATGCTAAGAGTTATGCCAAAGATGTTCAAGATCATATTGACTATGGAACTTCAGGAAGAGTTGCTGGATTTATTGCTGAAACAATTCAG ggAGTTGGAGGAGCAGTTGAACTAGCACCTGGATACTTAAATCTTGTCTATGACATTGTGCGGAAGTCTGGTGGTGTCTGCATTGCTGATGAAGTGCAAACTGGGTTTGGTCGTACAGGAAGCCACTATTGGGGATTTGAGACACAAGGTGTCATTCCTGACATAGTTACCATGGCAAAG GGTATTGGCAATGGTTTGCCGCTAGGAGCTGTAGTTACAACTCCAGAAATAGCAAGTGTGATGAATCAAAAGATTCAGTTTAACACTTTTGGTGGGAACCCTGTCTGTTCTGCTGGGGGACTTGCAGTTCTCAGGGTTCTTGATCAGGAGAAGCGTCAGGCGCATTGTGCTGATGTTGGTTCTCACATGCTTGAGCGTTTGAGATTGCTTAtgcaaaaacatgaaa TCATTGGAGATGTGAGGGGAAGAGGTTTAATGGTTGGGGTAGAGTTGGTTACTGATCGAAAAGAGAAGACACCTGCAAAGTCTGAAACTGCTGTATTATTCGAAAAACTTAGAG AGCTTGGTGTTCTAGTTGGGAAAGGAGGACTGCATGGAAATGTCTTTAGAATTAAGCCACCAATGTGTTTTACCAAAGATGATGCAG ATTTTGTTGTGGATGCCATGGACTATGCTATATCCAAGTTGTAA
- the LOC112733268 gene encoding transcription factor TGA1 isoform X1, protein MNSPTSHFVPPRRMGVYDPIHQISMWEENFRSNVSLSASTLLIDDAEIKFDNQSEYASHGIPGTSKQYDQEANRLADKIQRRLAQNREAARKSRLRKKAYVQQLESCRVKLMQLEQEVDHAKQQGLHIGGTGLGSNSLGFAASLNSGIANFEMEYGRWLEERNRHTLALRNALSSHMGDVELGELVDGTMNHYFKLFGMKSAAAKADAFYVMSGMWKSSAERFFFWIGGFRPSEILKILVPRIETMTEQQRSDISNLGKSCQQAEDALSQGMDKLQQMVSESVAAGQLEEQTNTPNMSTAMERLAALVSFVNQADHLRQETLLQMSRILTKRQAARWLLALGEYFQRLQALSSFWANRPSKPAECLIP, encoded by the exons ATGAATTCTCCAACTTCACACTTTGTTCCCccaagaaggatgggagtatatGATCCAATCCACCAGATTAGTATGTGGGAAGAGAATTTCAGAAGTAATGTTAGTTTAAGTGCATCAACGCTCTTAATTGATGATGCGGAGATTAAGTTTGACAATCAG TCAGAATATGCTTCTCATGGAATACCAGGAACATCTAAACAATATGACCAAGAAGCTAACAGACTTGCTGATAAG ATACAGAGACGCCTTGCACAAAATCGAGAGGCTGCTCGTAAGAGTCGTTTGCGCAAAAAG GCCTATGTACAGCAACTAGAATCATGTCGCGTGAAGCTAATGCAGTTAGAGCAAGAGGTTGATCATGCAAAACAACAG GGATTACATATTGGTGGTACTGGATTGGGTTCTAATAGTTTGGGTTTTGCTGCCTCTTTAAATTCAG GAATAGCAAACTTCGAGATGGAGTATGGACGTTGGCTAGAAGAGCGGAATAGACATACCTTGGCACTTAGAAATGCTTTAAGTTCTCATATGGGTGACGTAGAACTCGGAGAACTTGTAGATGGCACAATGAACCACTATTTTAAACTCTTTGGCATGAAATCTGCTGCTGCAAAAGCTGATGCTTTCTACGTTATGTCCGGCATGTGGAAATCATCAGCCGAACGATTTTTCTTCTGGATTGGAGGCTTTCGCCCCTCAGAAATTCTAAAG ATTCTGGTACCTAGGATTGAAACCATGACAGAGCAACAAAGGTCAGACATAAGCAACCTTGGAAAATCTTGTCAGCAAGCAGAAGATGCCCTTTCACAAGGCATGGACAAACTTCAACAAATGGTTTCAGAATCTGTAGCAGCAGGACAACTTGAAGAACAAACTAACACTCCAAACATGTCTACTGCAATGGAGAGATTGGCAGCTCTAGTGAGCTTTGTGAACCAA GCTGATCATCTGCGACAGGAAACATTGCTGCAAATGTCTCGAATACTTACAAAACGGCAGGCTGCGAGGTGGCTTCTTGCCTTGGGGGAATATTTTCAACGCCTGCAAGCTTTGAGCTCTTTCTGGGCTAATCGTCCTTCCAAACCTGCTGAGTGCTTAATACCTTAG